A window of Castanea sativa cultivar Marrone di Chiusa Pesio chromosome 1, ASM4071231v1 contains these coding sequences:
- the LOC142622767 gene encoding uncharacterized protein LOC142622767, producing MLLAVEGGGFFSSSASGYSKGLTLLLLGQKNEDKPMRVSPWNQYQLVDQESDRNLQLASTKNWLPRGCASFVCFGRTSAGLDSPSPLKVGPAQQHDVLPGPLVSEKGKDCTSDLDDGIAARKVSLRSNLKRPSDKAPVSVGNANESEALVEKGNDIPGHTERRRVQWTDACGSELFEIKEFEPSEADGSDDEFENGNERSCSCAIM from the exons ATGTTATTGGCAGTAGAAGGTGGAGGGTTCTTCTCTTCTTCAGCTTCTGGGTATAGTAAGGGTCTGACCCTTCTTCTCTTGGGTCAGAAGAACGAAGATAAACCCATGAGAGTTTCGCCGTGGAATCAGTACCAGTTGGTGGACCAAGAATCCGACCGTAATCTCCAGCTGGCTTCCACAAAGAATTGGCTTCCCCGCGGGTGCGCCTCCTTTGTCTGCTTTGGTCGCACTTCCGCAGGGCTTGACTCCCCATCGCCTCTTAAAGTGGGCCCTGCCCAACAGCATGATGTCTTGCCTGGGCCTCTTGTTTCTGAGAAGGGCAAGGATTGTACCTCTGATTTAGATGATGGTATTGCTGCAAGAAAGGTTTCTCTTAGAAGTAACTTGAAGAGGCCATCAGATAAAGCTCCTGTTTCTGTTGGTAATGCCAATGAAAGTGAAGCGTTGGTTGAAAAGGGTAATGATATCCCTGGTCATACGGAACGGAGGAGAGTGCAGTGGACAGATGCTTGTGGGAGTGAGCTTTTTGAGATCAAGGAATTTGAGCCCAg TGAGGCAGATGGATCAGATGACGAATTTGAAAATGGGAATGAAAGAAGTTGTTCATGTGCAATTATGTAG